A portion of the Glycine max cultivar Williams 82 chromosome 10, Glycine_max_v4.0, whole genome shotgun sequence genome contains these proteins:
- the PSK3 gene encoding Putative phytosulfokines 6-like precursor, whose amino-acid sequence MKQQIGLLFFVLLLSSFLASARLLEPLKGPRQGEKEVEINENAFPQSSHELKDDMEELMGSEECYMKDEECISRRMMVEAHLDYIYTQHHKP is encoded by the exons ATGAAGCAACAAATTGGTTTGCTTTTCTTTGTTCTCCTTCTTTCCTCTTTCTTAGCTTCTGCCCGTCTCCTTGAACCACTGAAAGGTCCAAGACAAG GTGAGAAGGAAGTGGAGATCAATGAAAACGCTTTTCCTCAATCATCTCATGAGCTAAAAGATGATATGGAAGAA CTCATGGGATCAGAGGAGTGCTATATGAAGGATGAAGAATGCATTAGCAGAAGGATGATGGTGGAGGCTCACTTGGATTACATCTACACCCAACACCATAAACCTTGA